In Theileria parva strain Muguga chromosome 4 map unlocalized ctg_529, whole genome shotgun sequence, one DNA window encodes the following:
- the MTQ2 gene encoding putative methylase, whose translation MNNIVDYSVVYTEEYKKSVYIPSEDTFFFVDTLHKDFHNISTLNPVLILELGCGSGYISTYILNLFLTDVNKPGHIIPMCISTDINPLACLSTSQMIMSNKVNNYSECICMDLFNNLTNFKFDIILFNPPYVVGDLEGSIDMIDRAWNGGINGSETIVKFINSVSGYISAGGYVYLLLEKRNKINEILKLIEEKNFNCRILETRKVLGEELSIIKFSKSPI comes from the exons ATGAATAACAT CGTAGATTATTCTGTTGTATATACTGAAGAATATAAGAAGAGTGTGTACATACCAAGTGAAGACACTTTCTTCTTTGTTGACACTTTACACAAGGATTTTCACAATATTTCAACACTCAATCCAGTTTTAATACTAGAATTAGG TTGTGGAAGTGGTTATATTTCAACTTATATCCTAAACCTATTTCTAACAGATGTAAATAAGCCAGGGCATATTATTCCCATGTGTATATCAACTGATATAAATCCTCTGGCTTGTTTGAGTACATCTCAAATGATTATGTcaaataaagtaaataattactCGGAGTGTATTTGTATGGACCTCTTCAACAACCTCACAAACTTCAAATTTGACATTATCCTCTTCAATCCA CCTTATGTTGTTGGAGATTTGGAGGGTAGCATTGACATGATTGACAGGGCCTGGAATGGCGGAATTAACGGCTCAGAAACCATTGTCAAGTTTATTAACTCCGTATCG gggtatatatcTGCTGGAGGATATGTGTATTTG TTGTTGGAAAAgagaaataaaataaatgaaattctaaaattaatcgAGGAAAAAAATTTCAACTGTAGA ATTCTAGAGACAAGGAAGGTTCTTGGCGAGGAACTATCAATTATTAAGTTTTCTAAATCACCAATTTAA
- a CDS encoding putative integral membrane protein translates to MLNTLAKSRRRYLGPLCVGILAFPFLYEYSKELYWTLRLKKLNMDEIISDRFTWLHHSMIKDEIDRTLLKQAPTKLKDN, encoded by the exons atgttaaatacGTTGGCAAAGAGTAGGAGAAGGTATTTGGGCCCTTTATGTGTTGGAATCCTTGCATTTCCATTTCTCTACGAATACTCCAAA GAATTATATTGGACGTTGAGGCTGAAGAAGCTGAATATGGACGAAATCATCTCTGACCGATTCACCTGGCTACACCATTCCATGATT aaGGATGAAATTGATAGAACTTTGCTGAAACAAGCGCcgacaaaattaaaagataATTAA
- a CDS encoding putative integral membrane protein, giving the protein MWKKLGYIFCLSSGFNFVLFQALFVHLKFGKLNVELEPERVPTASKACMAVGIIHLLVVILTILYIKGVVKFNPVHYFMRVLNMAGRHGPATGQNRYRRFNEAHFESDFPASPNLSDTTTPLLHTSTVFDTSNSGVFGNGTVLENGTAGGSVSRRVDSQAKIPIPPYVSVSRTQSSSTVLNHPESTPANSMSVNRTTDTESIQKKPSIELIDLN; this is encoded by the coding sequence atgtggaAGAAGCTTGGATATATATTTTGTTTGAGTAGTGGGTTTAATTTTGTGTTATTTCAGGCGTTGTTTGTGCATTTGAAGTTTGGGAAACTTAACGTAGAGTTAGAGCCTGAGCGTGTTCCAACGGCCTCTAAGGCCTGCATGGCCGTGGGAATCATACATCTCCTCGTAGTAATACTAacaatactatacataaaaGGAGTTGTCAAGTTTAACCCTGTGCATTATTTTATGAGAGTGTTGAACATGGCTGGTAGACATGGACCAGCCACAGGTCAGAACCGATACCGAAGATTCAATGAAGCGCATTTCGAATCAGATTTCCCAGCCTCTCCAAACCTTTCCGATACCACAACTCCGCTACTGCATACCAGTACCGTTTTTGATACCTCCAATAGCGGTGTATTTGGTAATGGTACAGTGTTGGAGAATGGTACTGCAGGTGGTTCAGTGTCTAGAAGAGTGGATTCTCAGGCTAAAATACCAATACCGCCGTACGTATCAGTGTCAAGAACTCAGTCCTCCTCAACAGTACTGAACCACCCAGAGTCGACACCTGCAAATTCTATGTCTGTTAATCGTACTACAGACACGGAAAGTATTCAGAAGAAGCCTTCTATAGAATTAatagatttaaattaa
- the trappc4 gene encoding Sybindin-like family protein: MLSLFMINKHGCLIYYKCLSGNDTLNSNDIIRLASTLHGLSTISIKLCSNNHNNSIIPSPKGITNIDSDYFRLQCLETLTGTDLRLCIFMICDLNGPSKGHLNVMLSYIYELYSDYVQKCPFHKVDMPIRSKLFDEQINSYFKDFI, from the exons ATGTTATCTCtatttatgataaataaacacgggtgtttaatttattataaa TGTTTGAGTGGTAACGATACTTTGAATTCTAATGATATAATTCGATTAGCAAGTACTTTACACGGCTTGTCAACCATCTCCATCAAATTGTGCTCCAACAACCACAACAACTCAATCATTCCCTCTCCTAAAG GAATAACAAATATTGATTCGGATTATTTTCGTCTACAGTGCCTGGAAACCTTAACAGGTACTGATCtca GGCTGTGTATATTTATGATATGTGATTTGAATGGACCTTCGAAAGGTCATTTGAATGTGATGTTGAGTTATATTTACGAGTTGTATTCGGATTATGTTCAAAAGTGTCCCTTCCACAAAGTTGACATGCCCATACGCTCCAAACTTTTCGACGAACAAATCAACTCATACTTCAAGGATTTCATCTAA
- a CDS encoding putative integral membrane protein, with product MAFSFKTLFNRIRRGNVPTTGSPAKVYTLGVLNFLLFGFGTAISGITNGCTEDIIIGIMQFIIPFLGWIWSVIWGFLMISDKFRESKYPGAHSTLIYDEV from the coding sequence ATGGcattttcatttaaaacGTTGTTTAACCGTATAAGGAGGGGAAATGTACCTACTACAGGTTCTCCAGCAAAGGTATACACTTTAGGagtattaaattttcttttatttGGATTTGGTACCGCAATTAGCGGTATCACTAACGGCTGCACTGAGGATATCATCATCGGAATCATGCAGTTTATCATCCCTTTTCTAGGCTGGATTTGGTCTGTAATTTGGGGCTTCCTCATGATATCAGATAAGTTCAGGGAATCCAAATACCCAGGAGCTCACTCCACCCTGATCTACGATGAGGTTTAA
- the PI4KG7 gene encoding Phosphatidylinositol 3- and 4-kinase family protein — protein MSSGCIRISQQNYYSTHNALVASVDDQSVRFVLHELEGTRHGALRIFPFYDIQVFLHHSFYFTSYTILLMIKRLLIKKLSLPMSTRVKDLRILYKGQELPNYRTMDCYINNSKRDDKLYWCLKQSPQGSGIRPLGMKMNMRMQELFNEVAISMKNNIKPKLTLDGTGGTYEISNLSGKCVGIFKPCDEEAFTPYNPRGYTGTMNQQGFRPGVLSGEGATREVAAYLLDATYKNFANVPTTIMVEIAHQSLNNSNTNNLTNNYLSFNSNAITDNSIGRLGSFGGTGSVNALKWKIGSLQEFVVSRGTSGNYNYNFFSVEDVHKIAILDIRLLNLDRNDCNILVTSSQTTNSTSTENPYPNTYPNSPYPNTYPNSPYPNAYGNTYGNTYGEQITHAVEGTRMASETPARTGNIENKKDEKYKLVPIDHGLILPDIIDICDLDWVWYHWPQCKVPFSAQELELIFSFNVDKDIELLRKYLHIREECLRTIKVTTKFLQIAASMNLNLFQIATIIVRHDIDVPSELEIIITKAIEQAYKMSDNTSIISRNRLGNIIDLMENTINPIITGEHTEPTVQPVAPNDTEDDSTHADLDTSELPSSTFFHYPSQTDTDHRDTDNTGDNTNRYTDNTGDNRGDNSMRDVDMDKIRTKSTIRRIRKSTVSNNTWTISDSGGHPILIEWDEKFNNLFFKILEEMLVGNVQRLHPNWNTYPSNGNQRHIHQNTTLPFKTIWFN, from the exons atgtCGTCTGGGTGTATTCGAATCTCCCAGCAAAACTACTACAGCACTCACAACGCCCTGGTCGCCAGCGTCGATGATCAGTCTGTACGCTTCGTTCTCCATGAACTCGAAGGCACCAGACATGGAGCGCTACGCATCTTTCCATTCTACGATATTcaagtatttttacaccACTCATTCTATTTTACtagttatactattttacta ATGATAAAGCGATTATTGATAAAGAAGTTATCGTTGCCGATGAGTACAAGGGTGAAGGACTTGCGTATCCTTTACAAGGGCCAGGAATTACCAAATTATCGTACCATGGACTGTTACATTAATAACTCCAAACGCGACGATAAACTCTACTGGTGCCTCAAACAATCACCCCAAGGATCCGGAATACGACCCCTCG gaatGAAGATGAATATGAGAATGCAGGAGTTGTTTAACGAAGTTGCAATTTCAATGAAAAACAACATTAAACCCAAACTCACCCTCGATGGCACCG GAGGTACATATGAGATTAGTAATTTGAGTGGGAAGTGTGTGGGTATATTTAAGCCTTGTGACGAGGAGGCGTTTACGCCGTATAACCCTCGGGGTTACACTGGGACTATGAACCAGCAGGGCTTCAGGCCAGGCGTACTCTCCGGCGAAGGCGCCACCAGAGAAGTGGCAGCCTATCTCTTAGACGCAAcctataaaaattttgcCAATGTCCCAACGACGATCATGGTGGAAATCGCACACCAGTCACTCAATAACTCAAACACCAATAACCTCACCAATAACTACCTCTCCTTCAACTCCAACGCCATCACCGATAATTCCATAG GGAGGTTGGGGAGTTTTGGCGGTACTGGCTCCGTAAATGCATTAAAGTGGAAGATTGGGAGTTTGCAAGAGTTTGTGGTATCAAGGGGCACGAGTGGAAATTACAATTACAACTTCTTCAGCGTGGAAGACGTGCACAAAATCGCAATCCTAGACATCAGACTCCTCAACCTCGATCGCAACGACTGCAATATCCTAGTCACCAGCTCACAAACCACCAACAGCACCAGCACCGAAAATCCATACCCTAACACATACCCTAACTCACCATACCCTAACACATACCCTAACTCACCATACCCTAACGCATACGGTAATACATATGGTAATACATATGGTGAGCAAATTACACATGCTGTGGAGGGTACGCGTATGGCGTCTGAAACGCCTGCTAGAACTGGTAACATAGAGAATAAGAAAGATGAGAAATATAAATTGGTGCCGATTGATCACGGATTGATATTGCCTGACATAATTGACATTTGTGACTTGGACTGGGTGTGGTATCACTGGCCGCAGTGTAAGGTGCCCTTCAGTGCCCAGGAACTTGAGCTGATCTTCTCCTTCAACGTGGACAAAGACATTGAGCTGCTGCGGAagtatttacacattcgCGAGGAGTGCCTCAGGACCATCAAGGTGACGACAAAGTTCCTACAAATCGCCGCCTCAATGAATTTAAACCTCTTCCAAATCGCCACCATCATCGTCAGACATGACATCGACGTTCCCTCTGAACTCGAAATCATCATCACCAAAGCCATCGAACAA GCGTATAAGATGAGTGATAATACGAGTATAATAAGTAGGAACAGGTTGGGTAATATAATAGACTTGATGGAAAACACCATTAATCCCATCATCACCGGCGAACACACTGAACCCACTGTACAGCCTGTAGCACCAAATGACACTGAAGATGACTCGACTCACGCAGATTTGGACACTTCCGAACTACCCTCGTCAACTTTCTTCCACTATCCCTCACAAACCGATACTGATCACAGAGATACTGATAACACTGGTGATAACACTAACAGATATACTGATAACACGGGTGATAACAGAGGTGACAACAGTATGAGAGATGTTGACATGGATAAGATAAGAACAAAGAGTACGATAAGAAGAATAAGAAAGAGTACGGTGAGTAATAATACGTGGACGATTTCGGATTCGGGCGGGCATCCAATCCTGATCGAGTGGGATGaaaagtttaataatttattcttcaaGATTTTGGAGGAGATGCTCGTGGGAAACGTACAGAGGCTGCACCCAAATTGGAACACATACCCCTCCAACGGAAACCAACGGCACATTCACCAAAATACAACACTCCCCTTTAAAACCATTTGGTTCAactaa
- the valS gene encoding tRNA synthetases class I family protein (I; L; M and V), with translation MCGKVDVISMNIIFLCIISGIYCVKYNFISHFFHNLTFTNRKFCTIKDSIKPQDSTNLPINSLNSPLNSLSLSPNPLNLPQNPLCKLSNNNVNNGLVRIITPPPNVTGDLHVGNLLNLVCSDVYKNYLKLKGFKVSINFSNDHAGQSFQKIFESQGNRINSGNSANSHDSANSGNSLNSGNSQEKLELANLMCKEIRNRHVNDIRRLGIDWEIGHFTLDKDVESLANKVLNHFQSLGLLKEKLWPTPSIHTNDKFTPVSSADIYYTQENVSLYSMNLEIEAVNGDLIDLKVCTQIPEFYLATTSVAVPNDIFTRLKGKFVDLPKINRKVPIISMNNVNTSLSQSVKEMNLGILLANGYNDYHDPDLEIINLGTSSECPNLANMKRNLQDILKPMTNVTVDMPKYTHDRNAKVCIVPQLQYVLETKTLSIKALEVLDMIKVYPESRKSMIHNRLKNIKDWCITRNAWWGITPNLTNTDNTVETRVLDTWFTSSLWPMITHTNTPVTRSILFTCYDILENWIVKMLLICSNIDENKLFSEVYLHGMVPDPFGKKMSKSHQNTLILQDLIQSEQTNSFDLHLFTSTNTDDIRNTDEMIRSNMVRLRLCSICSFSDFTQPLNNTFNYQNILFKYYQIFKFQQKNTRDSVNSSHSVTESNSDPVVEKLIRSRLAKLCVKLEENLSKFDFSNCVTNLNEYVKIFSDFLIPLIRLSFQMNSQNIQHFNQYFTELTAIMYPFTPTFVQSFKLNTFVNQWPKHTVDTESDQLFDELVNVITSLRKRVKDGENHISIRINPKLHSEFTGKYINSLIQLTYNKQPNVIYTV, from the coding sequence ATGTGTGGAAAAGTGGATGTAATTAGtatgaatataatatttttatgtataatatcTGGTATTTActgtgttaaatataattttattagtCATTTTTTTCACAATTTAACCTTTACAAACAGAAAATTTTGTACCATAAAAGATTCCATCAAACCTCAAGATTCCACAAATTTACCCataaattctttaaattcACCCCTAAATTCGCTCAGTTTATCACCAAATCCCCTCAATTTACCTCAAAATCCCCTCTGTAAActaagtaataataatgtgaacAATGGGTTGGTGAGGATAATAACACCGCCACCGAATGTAACTGGTGATTTGCACGTTGGCAATTTACTGAATCTTGTATGTTCCgatgtgtataaaaattacttaaaattaaagggATTTAAAGTTAGTATTAACTTTTCCAACGATCACGCGGGCCAGTCTTTTCAAAAAATCTTTGAGTCTCAGGGGAATAGAATTAACTCTGGAAATTCGGCAAATTCACACGATTCGGCAAATTCTGGAAACTCTTTAAACTCGGGAAACTCACAAGAAAAGCTGGAATTGGCTAATTTGATGTGTAAAGAAATAAGAAACAGGCATGTAAATGACATTAGGAGACTTGGAATTGACTGGGAAATCGGACATTTTACACTTGATAAAGATGTGGAATCACTGGCCAACAAAGTATTAAATCATTTCCAGTCACTTGGCCTACTTAAGGAGAAACTCTGGCCAACTCCTTCCATACACACAAATGATAAGTTTACACCAGTTTCCTCAGCTgacatatattatacacagGAAAATGTTAGTTTATACTCTATGAATTTGGAAATTGAAGCTGTAAATGGTGACCTGATTGATCTGAAAGTGTGTACACAGATTCCAGAATTTTACCTCGCTACAACATCAGTAGCTGTTCCAAATGACATATTCACACGTTTAAAGGGGAAATTTGTAGATTTACCAAAGATTAATAGGAAAGTTCCCATCATAAGCAtgaataatgttaatacCAGCTTGTCCCAAAGTGTCAAGGAAATGAATCTGGGCATATTATTAGCCAATGGTTACAATGATTATCACGATCCAGATCTAGAAATTATTAACCTGGGCACTAGTTCCGAGTGTCCAAATTTGGCTAATATGAAACGGAATCTTCAGGACATACTGAAACCCATGACGAATGTTACGGTGGATATGCCCAAATACACCCACGACCGAAATGCTAAAGTGTGTATAGTACCACAGTTACAATATGTGCTGGAAACTAAAACTTTATCTATCAAGGCGTTAGAAGTATTGGATATGATAAAAGTGTACCCAGAGAGTAGAAAATCTATGATCCACAAtaggttaaaaaatattaaagatTGGTGCATTACCAGGAATGCCTGGTGGGGAATTACGCCAAACCTCACTAATACTGATAACACGGTTGAGACCAGAGTTTTAGATACATGGTTTACATCATCGTTATGGCCCATGATTACACATACAAATACCCCTGTGACCCGcagtattttatttacgTGTTATGATATTTTGGAGAATTGGATCGTTAAAATGTTACTAATTTGTTCTAACATTGATGAAAATAAGTTATTCAGTGAAGTATATTTGCACGGAATGGTGCCCGATCCGTTCGGGAAGAAAATGTCCAAATCACACCAAAACACTTTAATCCTACAAGATTTAATACAATCAGAACAAACAAACTCTTTCGATCTTCATTTATTCACATCTACTAACACTGATGACATTCGTAACACTGATGAAATGATCCGATCGAACATGGTGAGGTTAAGATTATGTTCAATTTGTAGTTTTTCGGACTTTACACAGCCgttaaataatacttttaattatcaaaatattCTCTTCAAATATTACCAAATCTTCAAGTTCCAACAGAAAAACACACGTGacagtgttaacagtaGTCATAGTGTTACTGAAAGTAACTCAGATCCAGTGGTGGAAAAGCTAATTCGTAGTAGATTAGCTAAAttatgtgttaaattgGAGGAGAATTTGTCGAAATTTGACTTTTCAAACTGtgtaacaaatttaaacgAATACGTTAAAATCTTCTCAGACTTCCTCATACCACTAATAAGACTCAGTTTCCAAATGAATTCTCAGAATATTCAACATTTTAATCAATATTTCACAGAATTAACCGCAATAATGTATCCATTTACGCCAACTTTTGTACAATCCTTCAAACTAAACACTTTTGTCAATCAGTGGCCTAAACACACTGTGGACACTGAATCCGATCAATTATTTGACGAGCTTGTAAATGTCATTACTAGCCTGAGAAAACGAGTAAAAGACGGTGAAAATCACATTAGTATACGTATAAACCCTAAATTACACAGCGAATTCACTGGAAAATACATTAACAGCCTAATCCAACTAACATACAATAAACAACCAAACGTCATATACACTGtataa